From a region of the Nonlabens dokdonensis DSW-6 genome:
- a CDS encoding zonular occludens toxin domain-containing protein: MSGTSNRGRKAISYLKEDLERQPMILLVCGETGVGKTYRNKQEIKRYMMDHLAVGKKGRKVLAFDTNDDDYPQFRTVSPNHLKALTKVSSRRIRPFNPDGSPMDNDEKKEVITKIMKHFKNGLVVLDDIDHYMTGAKGQSMIGALCTVRHKGIDIVLTHQSVAKITTSEWQNCTWLRLHHQVDDVTRYRERIPKYQMVRIGQLIVDEQYELCSNAFAMGKITEMEYKIQKSFFVYINMREQRIRGCSRAAFIRACKKFIDQEESRKVKMLLNEQDFDGNNIYKTKNDAIVKLISDKLRYHEDGLVGPM, translated from the coding sequence ATGTCAGGAACTTCTAATCGTGGAAGAAAAGCCATCAGTTACCTAAAAGAAGATCTGGAACGTCAACCAATGATCTTGCTCGTTTGTGGCGAGACTGGTGTTGGGAAAACCTATCGCAACAAGCAAGAAATAAAACGCTATATGATGGATCATCTTGCGGTAGGAAAGAAAGGTCGTAAAGTGCTAGCTTTTGATACCAATGATGATGATTATCCGCAATTCCGAACCGTGAGTCCCAATCATTTGAAGGCACTTACAAAAGTCTCTTCGCGTAGAATCAGACCCTTTAATCCAGACGGCTCGCCTATGGATAATGATGAGAAAAAGGAAGTGATTACTAAAATAATGAAGCACTTCAAAAATGGACTTGTTGTACTGGACGATATTGACCACTATATGACAGGAGCGAAAGGACAATCGATGATTGGAGCACTCTGTACTGTGCGTCACAAAGGAATTGATATTGTACTTACACACCAATCTGTTGCAAAAATTACAACATCAGAATGGCAAAACTGTACTTGGTTACGGTTGCACCATCAGGTAGATGATGTCACGCGCTACAGAGAGCGCATCCCAAAATACCAAATGGTACGCATAGGTCAGCTTATTGTAGATGAGCAATATGAATTATGTTCTAATGCCTTTGCGATGGGAAAGATTACAGAAATGGAATACAAGATTCAGAAAAGTTTCTTTGTTTATATCAATATGCGTGAGCAGCGCATACGTGGTTGTAGTCGTGCTGCTTTTATAAGAGCTTGTAAAAAGTTTATCGATCAGGAAGAATCACGCAAAGTCAAAATGCTTTTAAATGAGCAAGATTTTGATGGTAATAATATCTACAAAACAAAGAACGATGCTATAGTAAAGCTGATTTCAGATAAGTTGCGGTATCACGAGGATGGTCTGGTTGGGCCTATGTGA
- a CDS encoding nucleotidyl transferase AbiEii/AbiGii toxin family protein, with protein sequence MKLHEYKEPFRNAIRAAADHYGIAEIFIEKDYWVTFALKQVFNNPASKDIAVFKGGTSLSKCHKIIERFSEDIDLVIITQEVDGSNAIKKKLKLVTEAVKEPLVNVPGHLVENKKGKIRKLVYSYDKNGMDGAFGHVRDEIVVEVSSYGSPHPSSTIEIHSMITGLIASTGNVDLITKYELEPFKVIVLDIERTFCEKIISLVRFSYTENPLKDLADKVRHTYDLHQLLKLEQIQDFLDSEEFSKMLNQVGKDDDKAIPNDKDWLSQHPSEALIFDDLEGVWNKIKSTYNSSFKELLTGELPDEKEVLKSLNKIKSRVGEIKWELKP encoded by the coding sequence ATGAAATTACACGAATATAAAGAGCCATTTAGAAATGCCATACGAGCAGCCGCAGATCATTATGGCATTGCCGAAATTTTTATAGAAAAGGATTATTGGGTAACATTTGCGCTCAAGCAGGTATTTAATAATCCTGCTTCTAAGGATATTGCAGTATTTAAAGGTGGTACTTCTTTATCAAAATGTCATAAGATTATTGAGCGCTTCTCTGAAGACATAGACCTAGTTATAATTACCCAAGAAGTTGACGGAAGTAACGCCATAAAAAAGAAACTTAAACTAGTTACGGAAGCTGTGAAAGAACCTCTCGTAAATGTTCCTGGTCACTTGGTTGAAAACAAAAAAGGGAAGATTAGAAAGCTGGTGTACAGCTATGATAAGAACGGAATGGATGGAGCATTTGGGCACGTGCGCGATGAGATTGTTGTAGAAGTATCGAGTTATGGAAGCCCACATCCTAGCAGCACCATTGAGATTCACTCAATGATTACAGGCTTGATTGCCAGTACAGGAAATGTAGATCTCATAACCAAATATGAGCTTGAACCCTTTAAAGTAATTGTGCTCGATATAGAACGTACATTTTGTGAGAAAATCATAAGTCTGGTGCGATTTTCATATACCGAAAATCCTCTGAAAGATTTAGCCGATAAAGTAAGGCACACTTATGATTTACATCAGCTATTAAAGTTAGAACAGATACAAGATTTCTTAGATAGCGAAGAGTTCTCAAAGATGCTGAATCAAGTAGGAAAAGATGATGATAAGGCAATACCAAATGACAAGGATTGGCTATCACAGCATCCTAGCGAAGCACTCATATTTGATGATCTTGAAGGCGTTTGGAATAAAATAAAATCAACTTACAATAGCTCTTTTAAAGAGTTGCTTACTGGCGAATTACCAGATGAAAAAGAAGTTCTAAAATCTCTAAACAAAATTAAAAGTCGTGTGGGAGAAATTAAATGGGAGCTCAAACCTTAA
- a CDS encoding DUF6088 family protein, whose amino-acid sequence MNITAYIKDKVARIDAGDAFTYDDLAIPEGELTAASKSLSRLVTAGTIKRFRKGVYYRPKQTDFGELRPRDTELLKIYLFEGNKQVAYVTGVSLYNQLRLTTQVPSIIRVASDSKQVRGKVGNTIVRPAKSYVKVSKKNIPLLQVLDVAKDFKTIPDANRSQILTFLKNKIAQFSGKDLERFTAFAKAYPPKVAALIGAIYEFMGLEKQSRALRDNINALSTYTFGISKDLLPTINNWNIA is encoded by the coding sequence ATGAATATAACAGCATATATAAAAGATAAGGTAGCTCGTATAGATGCAGGAGACGCATTTACATACGATGATCTTGCTATACCTGAAGGTGAGCTTACTGCTGCATCTAAATCTCTAAGTAGATTAGTAACTGCTGGTACTATTAAAAGATTTAGAAAAGGTGTTTATTATAGACCTAAGCAAACAGATTTTGGCGAATTGAGACCAAGAGATACTGAGCTCTTAAAAATATATCTTTTTGAAGGAAACAAACAAGTCGCTTATGTTACCGGTGTGAGCCTGTACAATCAATTAAGATTAACCACACAAGTACCAAGCATCATACGTGTCGCAAGTGATTCAAAACAAGTACGCGGTAAAGTAGGCAATACAATTGTGCGGCCTGCCAAAAGCTATGTAAAAGTGTCAAAGAAAAATATCCCATTATTACAAGTGCTAGATGTTGCCAAGGATTTTAAAACTATTCCAGATGCTAATAGGTCTCAGATACTTACTTTCTTAAAAAATAAAATTGCTCAGTTTTCAGGAAAAGATCTGGAACGTTTTACCGCTTTCGCGAAAGCGTACCCACCTAAAGTCGCCGCGTTAATAGGTGCTATTTATGAGTTTATGGGATTAGAAAAACAAAGTCGTGCGCTACGTGATAACATAAATGCACTAAGTACCTACACCTTTGGAATAAGCAAAGATTTATTACCTACAATTAACAACTGGAACATCGCTTAA
- a CDS encoding YncE family protein — protein sequence MAVFTMGATIKLAPNKTDDIACESCDDPSVIKRTIHSNENAYMNNNSVKYRNQLKKWGTRSGVMHVALPETKKPICDTTRDSRFYATDEGVMEISDCSSLSRKRNLIKDQKQKEAFKNYQKYLYKEFDVMQVVVKNHTPEIRDVCLWGGNSDKPITDPLFIENDESIDVLVGTHPQQVVLNPANNLLYVANQLSDSVSVVERNGNVVATIPLTENTMPGTVSPVALAVNTNQGYFYGMVYVIGSVSNKMYHLGLNHKVVDINGTGKRPTEIRFDNATNELVIKNVVSKSTTRINAQTQTQTVTPWGIPNQFRRVDEPDVTPDFAKVFTRKNLLTIFNSSKSPTVTINDEYHEEREDFKFSPGMLKHLKIVASGERRVNALQLLQKSIAWKEICKTLSLGNYQSPQSFQNVSEVFGVDGSMLDGQNSWCFKIGGLQTITFILYYKKMEMYNLLPEKASLAYGVQMSKGIPKRVPKNPFKSIL from the coding sequence ATGGCAGTATTTACAATGGGTGCGACAATAAAACTTGCACCAAACAAAACGGACGATATAGCCTGTGAAAGCTGCGATGACCCTTCGGTTATCAAAAGAACGATCCATTCAAATGAAAATGCTTATATGAATAATAATTCTGTAAAATATCGCAACCAACTCAAAAAATGGGGTACACGATCTGGCGTGATGCACGTTGCGTTACCTGAAACTAAAAAACCAATTTGCGACACCACAAGAGATTCTCGATTCTATGCTACAGATGAAGGTGTGATGGAAATTTCTGATTGCAGTTCGCTTTCGCGAAAGCGTAATCTCATTAAAGATCAGAAGCAAAAGGAAGCCTTTAAAAACTATCAAAAGTATCTGTATAAAGAGTTTGATGTAATGCAAGTTGTGGTCAAAAACCACACGCCAGAAATTAGAGATGTATGTCTTTGGGGTGGTAATAGTGATAAGCCAATTACTGATCCATTGTTTATAGAAAATGATGAAAGCATAGATGTTTTGGTGGGTACGCATCCACAGCAAGTAGTTCTCAATCCTGCCAATAATTTGTTGTATGTGGCAAATCAATTGTCAGATTCCGTTTCGGTAGTTGAGCGTAACGGAAATGTTGTGGCAACCATTCCACTAACAGAGAATACAATGCCTGGAACAGTTTCGCCAGTTGCGCTTGCTGTCAATACAAATCAAGGTTATTTCTATGGAATGGTCTATGTCATAGGCTCGGTAAGCAACAAAATGTATCATCTTGGCTTGAATCATAAAGTCGTTGATATCAACGGAACTGGAAAACGACCTACGGAAATTAGATTCGATAATGCCACTAATGAATTAGTGATAAAGAATGTAGTTTCAAAAAGTACTACGCGCATCAATGCCCAAACACAAACACAAACGGTAACACCTTGGGGAATTCCCAATCAGTTTAGAAGAGTTGATGAACCTGATGTTACACCAGATTTTGCAAAGGTATTTACACGAAAAAACCTGCTTACCATATTTAATTCTTCCAAAAGCCCTACGGTCACAATCAATGATGAGTACCACGAAGAGCGAGAAGATTTTAAGTTTAGTCCTGGAATGCTCAAGCATCTCAAAATTGTAGCATCCGGAGAGCGACGTGTCAACGCTTTACAATTGCTACAGAAAAGTATTGCATGGAAAGAAATTTGTAAAACGCTATCACTAGGTAATTATCAAAGTCCGCAGAGTTTCCAGAATGTGTCTGAAGTTTTTGGTGTAGATGGTTCTATGCTCGATGGCCAGAATAGTTGGTGTTTTAAGATAGGTGGCTTACAAACCATCACGTTCATCTTGTACTACAAGAAGATGGAAATGTACAACCTACTTCCAGAAAAAGCATCCCTTGCTTACGGCGTGCAAATGAGTAAAGGGATACCGAAACGAGTTCCTAAAAATCCATTTAAGTCCATCCTATGA
- a CDS encoding TIGR02594 family protein, with amino-acid sequence MKTIINTALSQYGVTELVGQKHNPVILNYFDKIGHTWVATDETAWCSAFTNWVAMQCGKEMSHQLTARSWLKVGTEIEKPAIGDIVVFWRSKKNSWKGHVAFFIGYSEDKKYIYCLGGNQNNQVNIKAYPIYRLLGFRHLNNSNIQNPTQ; translated from the coding sequence ATGAAAACAATAATCAATACCGCTTTGAGTCAATATGGTGTGACGGAACTGGTTGGTCAAAAGCATAATCCTGTCATCCTAAATTACTTTGATAAGATTGGTCACACTTGGGTCGCGACAGACGAAACGGCTTGGTGTTCTGCATTTACAAACTGGGTTGCTATGCAATGTGGTAAAGAGATGAGCCACCAATTGACCGCACGCTCTTGGCTAAAAGTGGGAACTGAAATCGAGAAACCAGCCATAGGTGATATCGTTGTTTTTTGGCGTAGTAAAAAGAATAGCTGGAAAGGTCACGTGGCATTTTTCATAGGTTATTCTGAAGATAAAAAATACATCTATTGTCTTGGTGGCAACCAGAACAACCAAGTCAATATCAAAGCATATCCTATCTACAGGCTACTTGGTTTTAGACATCTTAATAATTCAAACATTCAAAATCCAACACAATGA
- a CDS encoding peptidoglycan recognition protein family protein, producing MKDVDFLVIHSTDTSEALDLKAKTVIDKHTTDKRSGGFGWNRPGFDYLVLQDGTLETIIPEHSPTEVDLWGISQGRFGISGNVKNLAYVGGRTLKEAWWKDTRTEEQTTTLEAVVKFYTIRFPEIIIVGFNEIATKKDSDKPGFSVKEWLEELDIPKCNIYQGYQ from the coding sequence ATGAAAGACGTAGATTTTTTAGTTATACACAGCACCGATACCAGTGAAGCATTAGATCTTAAGGCAAAAACAGTCATCGATAAACATACCACTGATAAACGTAGCGGTGGCTTCGGTTGGAACCGTCCCGGCTTTGATTATCTCGTGTTGCAGGACGGTACTTTAGAAACCATAATCCCAGAACACAGCCCGACCGAAGTAGATCTTTGGGGCATCTCACAAGGTCGTTTTGGTATTTCAGGAAATGTCAAAAACCTAGCTTATGTAGGTGGTAGAACGCTTAAAGAAGCGTGGTGGAAAGACACACGTACCGAAGAACAAACCACCACGCTAGAAGCCGTGGTAAAGTTCTATACTATTAGGTTTCCAGAAATTATCATCGTCGGTTTTAACGAGATCGCAACTAAAAAAGATAGTGATAAACCTGGTTTTAGTGTCAAGGAATGGCTAGAGGAGCTGGACATTCCAAAGTGTAATATTTATCAAGGATATCAATGA
- a CDS encoding peptidoglycan-binding domain-containing protein gives MKKIATRPKKTFFEQNKDLIVVGGVIVVLAGGAVAYMYYKKKKEAKEIDLAQNKDSSPQIIPVHTTIPVSSSSESSSSASKPRIKYVKTGYPLKYKTRHQDVKILQAYLKIYKENLGKSGAKRDGVDGVFGPLTLKAAKKRLGKSEFTEKDISGMRKALKMMGK, from the coding sequence ATGAAGAAAATAGCAACCAGACCGAAGAAAACATTTTTTGAACAGAACAAAGATCTCATTGTTGTAGGTGGCGTAATCGTTGTCCTAGCTGGCGGCGCGGTCGCATATATGTATTACAAGAAAAAGAAGGAAGCCAAAGAAATTGATCTGGCACAGAATAAGGACAGCTCGCCGCAAATTATTCCAGTTCATACAACTATTCCAGTTTCTAGTAGCTCTGAATCATCTAGCTCTGCATCAAAGCCACGAATAAAATATGTGAAGACCGGCTATCCATTAAAATACAAAACGCGTCATCAAGATGTAAAAATCTTGCAAGCGTATCTGAAGATTTACAAAGAGAATCTCGGAAAATCTGGAGCAAAACGTGATGGCGTGGATGGTGTTTTCGGACCACTCACATTAAAGGCTGCAAAAAAGCGCCTGGGTAAATCTGAATTTACAGAAAAAGATATTTCCGGAATGCGCAAAGCGCTGAAAATGATGGGTAAATGA
- a CDS encoding peptidoglycan-binding domain-containing protein encodes MKKENVVKIVCIAGGLLGIGIIAHQIVKGKREDAEEQKHAGATVLKTEILKPKPAIPKPKMKVVKTKKPVPEVKPSAPKPQTKPKKPVADEFPLQLGSKGKNVERLQIYLLRNYGWAGIVTGIYDEKVQERVMKYLKVTSVSEALFNSLDMNEPITSQHS; translated from the coding sequence ATGAAAAAGGAGAACGTCGTAAAAATAGTCTGCATTGCAGGAGGTTTATTGGGTATAGGCATCATCGCACATCAAATTGTTAAAGGTAAACGAGAAGATGCTGAAGAACAGAAGCACGCCGGCGCTACAGTTTTAAAAACCGAAATTTTAAAACCAAAACCAGCGATACCAAAACCGAAAATGAAAGTGGTTAAAACCAAAAAGCCTGTTCCTGAAGTAAAACCGAGCGCACCAAAGCCCCAAACAAAACCTAAAAAACCAGTAGCAGATGAGTTCCCTTTGCAACTGGGAAGCAAAGGAAAAAACGTAGAGCGACTGCAAATTTATTTGTTGCGCAATTACGGTTGGGCTGGAATCGTGACAGGAATTTATGATGAAAAAGTTCAGGAACGCGTGATGAAATACCTGAAAGTAACATCAGTAAGTGAAGCGCTATTTAATTCCCTAGATATGAATGAACCTATTACTAGCCAGCACTCCTAA